The Terriglobus sp. TAA 43 sequence AGATCCGCAATGCAAACTTCGCCCTCGGCTGGACGCACATCTTCACGCCATACGTACTGACCAACTTCATACCCTTCTATCGCCACGATGAAGCGCAGTACTTCCCATCCGCAAATCCATTAGCCGACGCCACCGCAACCCTAGCGCAGAATCGAACGCTCACCAACACCGGCTTCCGCCTCGAAGGCGAATACATCCGCGGCGCACACACAACAAAGATCGGCAGCACCTACTGGCACACGCTGCTGCACGAACGCTTCGCTGTCGGCCTCACCGATCCGCTTTACAACGCACTCTGCACCGATGCCACTGGCAATCCCGTAGCAGCAATAGGTGTCGACTCCACCAGTCAATGCGCAACCTCCGGATACGGCATCAATCCCAACTTCCTGCCCAATCTTTTGCCCTACGATCTCACGCGTGGAGGCTCGCTATTCCGTTTCAATCAATCCGCAGACGTAGTGCAAGCCGCGTTCTACATGCAGGACGAAATCAAACTAGGCAACTGGGTACTAAGCCCCGGCCTTCGCTACGACATCTACAACGGCCTAAGCCACGGAAACCAATTGCAGCCGCGCTTCGGCATCGGATGGCGAACACCATGGGCGCACACGTTGCTGCGGGGCTCATACGCGCGCCTTTACGAAACGCCGTACAACGAAAACCTCATCTTCGCCAACGAAAGCTCCGCAAACAGCACCGGCAAGAATCCATTCGCCAGCTATCGGTCTGAGCCCGTCCGCCCCGCAACTCGCAACCAGTTCAACACCGGATTCGAACAGGCCTTCGGAAATCATTTCAGCGTGAACGCCGACTACTACTGGAAGTTCACACGCGACGATTTCGACTTCGACACGCTCTTCAACACGCCCATCACCTTCAGCGTCGCGTGGCGCAAATCAAAGATCGACGGCCTCGCACTCACAGCCAATCTGCACGACTGGCATGGCCTCAACATCTTCAGCGTCATGGGCCACGTTCGCTCGCGATTCTTCACACCACAGACGGGCGGTCTCATCTTCAACAGCGTTCCATCAGCACCTGTTTTCCGCATCGACCACGGCGAAGAGTTTGAACAAACAACCGACATCCGCCATGAATTTCCCGCACGCCTCATCGGAGAACATCACCCTTACATCTCCACCATCTGGCGTTACAACAGCGGCCTCGCCCTGCCTGACACAGTGCCAACGTATCTCGATGCTCTGAATCTCACCGCCGACGAACAATCGCAGATGGGCCTCCACTGCGGGAACAGCTACGCCACACCAACACAGCCAATCCGGCAATGCAGTGCTGCATCCTTCGGCGCAACACGCATCCGCATCCCAACCTTCGGCACAGAAGACGACGACAGGAATCCCGTACGCGTCACACCACGAACACTGTTCGATCTCACCGCAGGCGACGACCGTCTCTTCCGCTTTGAGCACGTAACGGTAGGCGCGCGCATAGCCGTACTGAATGTGGCGAACAAGATCGCCCTGTATAACTTTCTCTCCACCTTCAGCGGCACACATTTTGTCCCGCCAAGAACCGTGCAGGGAAGTCTCCAGTTTTCCTTTTAGACCTTAGTTCTGCCAATAGTGCGAGCCATACGCGCAAAGCCCTGCACAATAGGCCGCTGCTCACCCTTACGAAACGCAAGCTCTACATGACTCACCTCAGTAGCGCCACGCAGTGGAACATACACCACACCTTTCTCCGCAATGGTTGCTACGCAAGCCGGTGCAATAGAAACTCCAAATCCCGCCGCCACCAGCCGCACAATGCTCAGCCAATGTGAAGCCTCCTGCACCACACGAGGGCGAAATCCCGCGCCACCACAAAGCGATAGCGGCTTGTCGAAAGCAACGCTTCCCGCAACGCGTGAGTAAAACACGAAAGGTTCATCGCGCAGTACCGAAGCATGAATCGTCCGCTGGCTCGCACGCGGATGTTTACTTGGAAGCACTGCAAGATAGCGTTCCGTAAACAACGTCTCGACTTCCAGATCAGGCTGTGGATCACTATCGCGCAGAATACCGGCATCCAGCGTTCCGTCCAGCAACCCGCTGGCAACGCGCGATGTAAACGATTCATGCAGATGAATCTGCACCAGCGGAAAAGCAGAACGATACTGTCGAAACACGGCAGGCAACGTCGCCAACATGCTGGAACCCACGAACCCAACATTCAAACGCCCACTTTCACCGCGAGCAATGCTGCGTGTCTCCTCCAGGTCAAGCCGCACGTTGCGAAGCGTCCGATGCGCACGCTCCAGCAAAACCTTGCCCGCAGAGGTAAGTGACACGGACCGCGAAGTGCGCGTAAACAGCGGCGATCCCACAATCTCTTCCATGCGCCGGATCTGTTGCGAAAGCGCAGGCTGCGCCAGGTAAAGCTTTTGAGCCGCACGTCCAAAATGCAACTCCTCCGCAACCGCCACGAAGGATCGAAGGTGCTTTAACTCCAGATCGGTATCCATGCATTCAGCTTATCAATCGCTCTGATTATGCTATTGGACACGCCTGATCTGCATCATTAGGTTGGAGTCATGGCAGTACTGGCAGCGTCACCACAAAACGTCCTTACAAAAAGCCCAGGATGCTACGTATGCGGCCCCAAAAATCCCGCAGGACTCGGCATCCGTTTCGGCCACACCGCACCTTTCACGGCAGAGGCACGCACCATTGCGCGTCGAGAACACGAAGGCTGGAACGGCATCCTACATGGCGGCATCACATTCACGCTGATGGATGAAGCGCTGGGATGGTGCCTGCACTTTGAGGGGATACAGGCCGTAACGGCAAAGGTTGAAACACGTTTCCTCCGCCCTGTACCAACAGATGCAGTGCTGTGTGTCCGTGCGTGGGTAACACAGGATCGCGGACGCGTGGTGTACGCAAGTGCAGAAGTAACGTCAGGGGACAGGGAAACGGTCTTTGCCGAAGCAACGGCAACCATGATGCGCGCACGACCTGGCGCGGAGAAGAAACAATGACAAATCTAACCATGCGTCCCATGCAATCGCAGTCGGATGCCGATGCATTCCGCGCCCTGAACGAGGCATGGATCACAAAACTGTTTCGCTTGGAAGAAAAAGACCGCACCACACTTAACGATCCCTACAACACCATCCTAGCCAAAGGTGGCCAGGTATACGTCGCGGAGCTCGACGGTCGCATCGTCGGAACTGCTGCGTGGGTTCGTTACGCCGAGGGCATCTACGAGCTCTCAAAGATGGCGGTGGACAGCACAGTCCGCGGGCAGGGCATCGGAAGAAAGCTATTGCTTTACATGATCGATCAGGCACGCTCTCTCGGCGCGCGCACGGTGTTTCTTGGCAGCAGCAAGAAGCTGCAAAATGCCGTGCACCTCTACGAAGCCGTGGGCTTTCACCACGTCCCTCCTTCTGAGCTGCCGGAGATGAAGTACGACCGCGCCGACGTTTTTATGAAGATGGAGATGGCGCCACTTTCCGGCGCTTAACGCGACTCTCCTGCGGCGCTGGAGGAGTTGCACCTTCGGTCTCCTCCGGCAGATCGCGCTTGTATTTCAATGAGTACCGGTTCCGAATCTGGCGGCTGATGTACGTGCTCAACCCCGCACCCGCGCGTGCAAGCTGCCGCATCACCTTTAAATGCAGGCGACCGGTGGCGGCAGGCGTGTACACGTACACGTCGCCGTTCCGAAACTGGATGTGCATCGCGTCATTCTCAAACGCGTACGCCACAACACCGCTGGCGGCATGTACCTTCCGGTACGGTTGAAACGTCACTTGGCTCATACACTAGAAGATGTGTCTTTCTTCGTAGACGTCGCCTTGCCTGTTCCGTTAGACCGATCATTTACATATCGGGTCGACGGCGAGGCGCCTGCCATCGGCGCGCGCGTCCTCGTGCCCTTCAGCGGACAACGGCTGATGGGCGTGATTCTGCGCGTGCATTCGCAGGAACCCGAAGGTGAATTTGAGGTTAAACCGGTACAGCAGGTGCTGGACGACGCCTCGCTCCTGCCCGACGACCTTCTGCGCCTTGCGGAATGGATCGCGCAGTACTACGTCGCCCCGCTGGGCGAGGTCCTGCGCGGCATGCTGCCCCTCACCGCGGAAATCCGTCGTGTGTTTCTCTATCGGATTGCCGAACAGGGCCGCCGGGTTCTGTATGAGGGCGCAGAAAAAGGTTCGTCGCGCCGCTCAAAGCTGTCGACGGAAGAGCAAAACCGCGAATACGCCGTGCTCAACGCGCTGGAAAGCGGCAACGCACTGAAGCTCGCGCAACTTCGTTCCGCCACAGGAGCAGGGAAGGCGCTGCTGGAAGGCATGGTCCGCAAGCGCTGGCTCTCACGCGAAGTCGAGGCCGACGAACGTGATGCACGCCGCACCGAACGTGTCGCCGTCCTCGTGGAAGACGCACGCCTGCCCAAACTGAACGACAACCAGATGCGCATCCTCGCGGAACTCACTGCAGTCGGCGGCCGCATGCCGGTGCGTCATCTGCGCGACCTTCCCGTGCCCGATTCCACGTTGACCACACTCGTGCGCCGCGGTCTGGTCGTCATTGAAGACGAGCCACTCGCATTCCATCTCGGCGGCGTGCATGCAGAGGGCAAGAAACACGCACACGAACACGCACTGAACGAAACGCAGATGGAAGCCCTCGCGTCCATCGCGGCATCACTAGCAGAAGGCAGCTTCAAGCCGCATCTGCTCTACGGTGTCACTGGTAGCGGCAAAACAGCGGTGTACTTCGCAGCCATGCAACGAGTCCTTGCCACCGGTAAGGCCGCCTTGTTACTGGTGCCTGAGATAGGCCTCACGCCCGCCATGGCAGGGCAGATGTACGCAGCCTTCGGTGACGAAGTAGCTCTGCTCCACTCGCAGCTTTCACCTGACGAACGCGCCGAACAGTGGCACCGCATCCGCCGTGGCGAAGCTCGCGTCGTTGTCGGCACCCGTTCGGCAGTCTTTGCACCCGTGCCATCACTCGGCCTCATCATCGTTGATGAAGAGCACGACTCCAGCTACAAGCAGGAAGAAACACCGCGCTATCACGGTCGCGACGTAGCCGTCATGCGCGCCAAGCTGCTCGACATCCCGGTCATCCTCGGCTCAGCCACACCATCATTAGAAAGCTGGAACAACGCGCAAACAGGCCGCTACACATTGCTGAAGATGGAACAGCGCGTGGCCAATCGCCCCTTGCCCGAGGTCGAACTCGTCGACATGCGCGCAGAGTTCCAGCAAACGGGCGCAGAACATCTCTTCAGCCGCCGCCTCATCGAAGAGACACAGGCCACACTCGACCGCGGTGAACAGGCCATCATCCTGCTCAACCGTCGCGGCTACAGCTACGTGGTCATGTGCCGTTCCTGCGGCGAAAAGATCGAGTGCGAAAACTGCGCCATCTCCATGACGTTCCACAAACCGGTACACGGCACGGACCTCCACGCAGAACCCGGCGAGCGCCTCGAATGTCACTACTGCGGCTTCCGTCGCAACGTGCCGAAAGCCTGCCCCAAATGCTCCAGCGAGCACCTCTACTACATGGGAGCCGGCTCACAGCAGGGCGAGGAACGCTTGCAGGAGATCTTTCCCTCCGCGCGCATCGGCCGTATGGACCGCGATACCGTACGCGGGCGCGGCGACATGGAGCGTCTGCTTCAACGCCTCCACTCCGGCGAAATCAACCTGCTCGTAGGCACGCAAATGATCGCCAAGGGGCACGACATCCACGGCGTTACCACCGTCGGCGTCGTAGGTTGCGATCACGCGCTCGGTATGCCGGACTTCCGTGCCGCAGAGCGTGTCTTCCAGCTACTCACCCAGGTCAGTGGCCGCGCCGGTCGTGGCGAAAAGCCAGGCCGGGTCCTGGTGCAGAGTTATCACGTGGATCACTACGCAGTCCGCTGCGCCGCCGCGCATGACTACGAAGGCTTCGTGCGCCGCGAAATGCAGTTCCGCCGCCCATTCTTCTACCCGCCCTTCGGCGTCCTGACCAACGTCTTGATCCAGTCGCAGGATATGGGCGAAGCCATGCGGTGGAGCGGGGAACTTGGCCGCTGGTTCAACACCGCATCCGTTCCGGGCGTCCGCATGCTTGGCCCAGCGGCAGCGCCGGTCTCGCGCCTGAAACGCATCTACCGCTACCACCTGCTGCTGAAGGCACAACGACGCAGCGACCTGCAGGCAGGTCTGCGCAACATGTTGCGTCATGCGGAACACAAGGGCATCCCGCGCAACGCCATCCTTGTCGATGTCGATGCGATCAGTTTGATGTGAAGCGGAGCTACTCGGCCTTTGCTGCCAGTGGCTTATCCAATTCCTGCAGATCTTTGCCAGGCTTGAATCGCACGGCGCGTCCGGGCTCAATGTCCACTTCGGTTCCAGTGCGTGGATTACGGCCGATACCGGTTTTCCGAGGCTTCACTGTGAAGACGCCGAATCCGCGCAGTTCGATGCGGTCACCAGCGGTAAGCGCTTTTTTCACGCCCTTCAAAATGTCTTCCACGGCCTGTTCGGCACGTGTTCTCGGCAGACCGGTACGGTCCACGACTCGCTGAATCAGGTCCTGCTTGATCACGGGTTTGTTTTCCCTTCCAGTGTCTGAGCGGCCATGGGCAACCGGCGCATTGTCATGATGTTAGGAACGCCTTTGGCCCCTGTCAACATTCTCCTGAAACCTTTGTCCACAAAAAAGATCAAAGTGTCCGATTGTCGTAAGATGACACAAACAGCAGAGTTACGCAGGGCGTACCCTCGCGGCAGGAGTGCAATGTCGATTAAAAGCGATAAGTGGATCCGGGAGCAGGCAACAAAGCATGGCATGATTGAGCCGTTCAGCGAGAAGCAGGTGAGCAAAGGCTGCATCTCCTATGGGCTCTCGTCCTATGGCTACGACCTGCGGGTCTCCAATGAGTTCAAGATCTTCACCAATGTGAATAGCGCCATCATTGACCCCAAGGCATTCGACGAACGTTCCTTCGTCACAGTCGAGGCTGATAGCGTTATCGTTCCCCCAAATTCTTTCGCTCTTGCCCGCTCGATCGAATACTTCCGCATCCCGCGCGACGTCCTCACGATCTGCGTCGGCAAATCCACGTATGCGCGCTGCGGCATCATCGTGAACGTCACGCCGTTTGAGCCAGAGTGGGAAGGCTACGTCACCCTCGAAATTTCCAACACAACGCCACTTCCCGCGAAGGTTTACGCAAACGAAGGCCTCTGCCAGATTCTCTTTTTCCAATCGGACGAAGTTTGTGAAACCAGCTATGCGGACCGTTCCGGCAAGTACCAGGGGCAGCAGGGAATCGTGCTGCCGAAACTGTGAATACTTCAGACCAATCGGCAGGCGGGCGACTGCGGATTGGTGTGGTCAGTAGCGATGCCCTGCGCATTGAGGGCCTCCGCGCGATCCTGGAGGGGACCTGCGATATCGTCCCCATGACGGCGCCGGAGACCCTCCGCGACAACGAACTGGCAATGGTCCTGATCGACGTTCCCGAGGATGATCTCCCCGCCCTCATGTCCACCCTACGACGGGCGCGCCCTGGCCTTCGCTTGATGGTGCTTGGCACACGAAGCGACCCCGGATTCATTCAAAAAGTCGTTGCTGGTGGCGCCAAAGGATATCTCCTCCATACCGCCAACCAGAGAGAAATCACCATGGCCGTAGAGGTTGTGGCCGACGGCTCCATCTGGGCTCCCCGCAAAGTTCTTGCCAGCCTGATCGACACGATCGCGCCGACGGAAGGCAGGGCGCCGGAGCTGCGGCTGACTCCTCGCGAACAGGAAGTGATCGAGCTTCTCATCGCGGGCCGTGCGAATCGCGAGATCGCTGCCACGCTCGGCGTTGAGACCAAGACCGTCAAAAGTCACGTAGGTCGTCTGTTGCAGAAGTTCGGCGTTCCCAATCGCGTCGCTCTCACGGTACGTGCCTTGGAAATGCAGATCGGCAAAGAGCTCTAAAGACGCTGGAAGACTTCCTAAGAATCCCAATTTCGTTGGAGTTTTTGCAAAATCAAGATTATGTGGAGGGCTTAGGCCCTCCGTAACTTGTACATTGCTCTTGCAGACCTCATCCTAGCTTTACGTAACACAGACCTGGGAGAAGAGGGGCTGGCGGCGCGGGTGAGAACCTGATCGACAGCCCCCATTTTTTGCTCTCTCACGGCACTCATCACCCCTTCCCATCACTTCAAGTACAACGTTCCTTCCCATCTGTTCATCCCACTGTATGAACTGACAGTGGCGGTGGAAAGCAATAACTGCCACGGATAGGGTGGAACACTGTGATCAATCGATGGAAAGCTGCAATGTGTTCGGCAATGGTGCTTGCTGTAACCATTCCGGCTATGGCTGCCGACAAGGCGAAGCTCGATGAGCGTCTAACTGACTCCCAGAACATCATTAACGAAATTATGGCGACTCCGGACAAGTCCATTCCGAGCTCCATTCTCGGCGGCGCAAGCTGTGTTGTGGTGATTCCTGCTTACAAAAAGGGCGCATTCATTGTTGGCGCGCAGTACGGCCAGGGTGTGGCCACTTGCCGCACGGGCCATGGTTGGAGCGCTCCGGTATTTGTGCAGCTTACAGGCGGTAGCGTGGGCTTCCAGATCGGCGGCCAGTCTACCGATCTAGTGCTAGTTGCCATGAACCAGAATGGTCTGCAGCACATGCTGGCGAACAAGTTCAAGATTGGCGCGGACGCCGCTGCATCTGCCGGCCCAGTGGGTCGCAACGCTCAGGCGGGTACCGACTGGAAGCTCAACGCGGAGTTCCTGACCTACTCGCGTTCCAAGGGCCTTTTCGCCGGAATCAACCTCGATGGAACCGTGCTCTCGCAGAATCTGGATGACACTCGCGAGTATTACGGTACGGCGACTCCGTTCAAGGCAATTCTCGGCGGCAACATCCCCACCCCGCCGGATGCCCGCCCGTTCGTCGGCACCGTCGCAAAGTACTTCGTGGCCACCCACAACAAGTAGGCTTCCTTGCTAAACGGCTGACGCTCACCGCGTCAGCCGTTTTTTATTGTCTGCGACTGTACGAAACTAAAGGGCATCCTGCATCATCTACAGAGCAGGTCCCCCTCGTTATGCCGATTGCGGTTACATTCTTCGAACACTATGCGTACAGCATCCTCTTTCTCTGGGTGCTGCTGGAGCAGCTCGGCATTCCTGTGCCTTCTGTGCCTCTGCTGGTGGCTGCGGGAACACTAACGGCAACACATCGCATTCACGCGCTCCCCGTCATGGGATCCATTCTTCTGGCCTGCCTGCTTGCGGATTCGCTCTGGTATTACCTCGGTATCCGCTACGGTAGCCGGGTGGTCAAACTCGTATGCCGCATGTCGCTCGAGGCATCCACATGCGTTAAGAAGACGGAAAGTTCCTTCAGCCGTCACGGCGCCACCACGCTTCTCTTCGCCAAGTTCATCCCTGGTCTGTCCACAGTAGCGCCTCCCATCGCCGGGCAGACCGGCATGTCGTTTGTGCGGTTCGCTGCCTATGACCTCATGGGATCGGCCATCTGGGCATCGGCATACGTTTTCGGTGGGCGCTTCTTCGGCGACTTCGCAGAGAAGCACGCCATGCTCGTCCATCTGTTCACGCGGTTTGGCCTGCTGCTCTTCGTGCTGGTGGTTCTCGGCTTCGTGGCACGCCGCATCTGGTCGCAGCGTCAGTTTCTGCGTGACCTGCAGAACTCTGCTATCACCGCAACCGAGTTGAAAAACCTCATGAACATGGCGGAAACCGGCGATGCCCGTCAGCCGTTCATCGTAGACCTGCGTCATCCACTGGATTACCTGCCGGACCCACGTGTTCTGCCAGGCGCTCTTCGCATCAGTCCCACAGAGCTTGAAAAGCACTGCCACCTGTTGCCGCGAGACACGGATGTGGTGTTGTACTGCACCTGTCCCAACGACGAAACGTCGGCCACGCTTGCCAAGCGCCTCCAGCGTCTCGGTGTACATCGCGTGCGTCCACTGCGCGGCGGATTCGAAGGCTGGCGTGACGCTGACCTGCCGCTCGTCGCCTACGACGAACAGAAGCCCCGCGAGGCCGCGCCTGAACTCCTCGAAGCCGCTGCCACCGCATAAAGTCCTCTTGCGCTGCATCAGCATAGTTAGCAAACCTATCTTCCAGGGCAACACGGCGTAATCGCACGACACTGCAACGAAAATCCCAACATCCACCTTGCCGCGCAGGCTGCAAGCTGTTCTGATAAAGCCACACCCGTTTCAGGAGCAGTCCGCCATGCAGCACTCCCGTGCCATGCGTCGCAGCATCATCGCTGCCGCCGTTGCCTTTACTGCCACACTTGCCCTTGCACAGCCACCCGAAGGCCAGCAGCGCCGCCCGCAAATGCCCGACACTGGCGGTCCTTCTGCTACGTACGATCCGCTGAAAACGTTCGCGCCCTTCCAGATGCCGCAGACGGCGAACGCTTATCGCAGCGGCAATGGCGCGCCCGGACCCAGCTACTGGCAGAACCAGGCCGACTACGAGATGCACGCCAGCATCGACACGGCCACGCAGACGCTCAGCAACGACGAGACCATCACCTACACCAACAACTCGCCGGACACGCTGAACAGCCTGTGGCTGCAGGTCGAACAGAACACCTATCGCCTCGACGCACGCGCCCGTAACTTCGCCGGTGGCAGTCGCCGCGCACCTGCCGATCAGTTCACCGAAGGCACAGTGTTTGAGTCGGTAGAACTCATCGCCAACGCCAAGGGTGCAAAGCCTGAGAAGGCGACATACATCGTCAGCGACACACGCGCCCGCATCGATCTGGCCACGCCGCTCGCTCGCAATGGCCAGATCAAGATCCACATCAAGTACCACTACAAGGTGCCCGGTCGCTGGGGTGGCCGTACTTCGGTCGACAAGTCGCGTGACGGCTTCGAAATCTACGACATCGCGCAGTGGTATCCGCGCATGTGCGTCTATGACGACGTTCGTGGATGGGATACGCAGCCCTACCTCGGCAACGAGTTCTACACCGAGTTTGGCAACTACGACTACTACGTCACCGTGCCATCCAACATGCTCGTCGCGGGAAGCGGCCTCCTCGTCAACGAGAAGGACGTGCTGACGAAGAAGCAGCAGGACCTTCTCGCCAAGGCGCGTACCTCTGACGCAACCGTCGTCATCCGGTCCGTCGACGAGATCAAGGATCCCAACAGCCGCCCGAAGAAAGACGGCACGCTGACATGGCATTACCACATGGACCGCACCCGCGACGCCGTCTTCTCGGCCTCAGCAGGCTTCGTGTGGGACGCTGCAAAGATCAACCTGCCCGCAGGTAAAACAGCTCTCTCGCAGAGCTTCTATCCCGCGGAATCCGCCGACCCTGACGCATGGCCCATGGTGACGGAATACACCAAGGACACGGTCGAAAACTTCTCGCGCGATTGGTACCCGTACCCGTGGCCTGTCATGACCAACGTCGCCGGTTTCTCTTCCGGCATGGAATACCCGGCCATGGTCTTCGACGGTATCCGCGACAAGGGCAAGGGCAGCTTCGTCGTCACCGCGCATGAAGTGGGTCACACATGGTTCCCCATGATCGTGCAGTCCAACGAACGCCGCGACGCATGGATGGACGAAGGCTTCAACACCTTCATTGACATCTACGAGTCGGATTACTACAAGAAGGGCAAGTACGCGCCCAAGCGTGACGGCGAATACGCTCCCGGAACCGACTCACCCGCGGACCAGATCGCCAAGGTCATCGCAGACCCGCAGGCGCCCACCATCCTCTCTCGCGCAGACGCCATCCGCGAGAAGTATCGTCACCCCGTCACTTACTTCAAGTCAGCAGAGGGCCTGTGGCTGCTGCGCGAAGACATCCTTGGCCACAACGTCTTTGATCGTGCCTTCCGCAAGTACGTCAGCGACTGGGCCTTCAAACACCCCACACCATCTGACTTCTTCCGCGAGATGGAATCAGAGGGCGGAGAAGACCTCAGCTACTTCTGGCACGGCTGGTATGAAAACAACTGGTCGCTCGACCTCGCCGCGAAGGACGTAAAGTACACCGACGCAGCCGACCCATCCAAGGGCGCAAAGGTCACCATCGAGCAGAACGGCCAACTCGTTCTACCCGCATGGGTACAGGTCAAATACGAAGACGGTACTGACCTGAAA is a genomic window containing:
- a CDS encoding M1 family metallopeptidase, with protein sequence MQHSRAMRRSIIAAAVAFTATLALAQPPEGQQRRPQMPDTGGPSATYDPLKTFAPFQMPQTANAYRSGNGAPGPSYWQNQADYEMHASIDTATQTLSNDETITYTNNSPDTLNSLWLQVEQNTYRLDARARNFAGGSRRAPADQFTEGTVFESVELIANAKGAKPEKATYIVSDTRARIDLATPLARNGQIKIHIKYHYKVPGRWGGRTSVDKSRDGFEIYDIAQWYPRMCVYDDVRGWDTQPYLGNEFYTEFGNYDYYVTVPSNMLVAGSGLLVNEKDVLTKKQQDLLAKARTSDATVVIRSVDEIKDPNSRPKKDGTLTWHYHMDRTRDAVFSASAGFVWDAAKINLPAGKTALSQSFYPAESADPDAWPMVTEYTKDTVENFSRDWYPYPWPVMTNVAGFSSGMEYPAMVFDGIRDKGKGSFVVTAHEVGHTWFPMIVQSNERRDAWMDEGFNTFIDIYESDYYKKGKYAPKRDGEYAPGTDSPADQIAKVIADPQAPTILSRADAIREKYRHPVTYFKSAEGLWLLREDILGHNVFDRAFRKYVSDWAFKHPTPSDFFREMESEGGEDLSYFWHGWYENNWSLDLAAKDVKYTDAADPSKGAKVTIEQNGQLVLPAWVQVKYEDGTDLKIKLPAETWLQKAKYDLALPTTKKIASVTIDPDQRIPDSNRTNNTAKP